In a single window of the Magnolia sinica isolate HGM2019 chromosome 7, MsV1, whole genome shotgun sequence genome:
- the LOC131250604 gene encoding uncharacterized protein LOC131250604, protein MVVPKISSYSFGKRNLRTLPPSLSLSLSLSLSPSLSLSQSLSPSPSLSRTLLPLLALALPSLSLSLSLSLYASSPASSPDLVQPAASTLHLFPNQVLIYRDWTSSNIHNSHRCSGYEQLQVDDSTSLFFLSRTDFPGKGKFKMRPGWKLHLYFTQMPCGDASMTSPLSSLSDEPQPKENLLSILKAPGSMGECLEVSLKNVGNWS, encoded by the exons ATGGTGGTCCCcaaaatttcatcttattctTTTGGTAAAAGAAACCTCCGCACACTTCCGCCCTCACTttccctttccctctccctctccctctcgccctCACTTTCCCTCTCCCAATCCCTCTCGCCCTCACCTTCCCTCTCTCGCACTCTCTTGCCTTTGCTCGCCCTcgcccttccctctctctctctctctctctctctctctctctacgcaTCGTCTCCagcatcatctccagatctggtgCAGCCAGCAGCCTCCACCCTTCACCTCTTCCCCAAccag GTTCTTATATACAGAGATTGGACGTCTTCAAACATTCACAATAGCCATAGATGTAGTGGATACGAACAATTGCAAGTCGATGATTCTACAAGCTTGTTTTTTCTCTCAAGGACAGATTTTCCTGGCAAAGGAAAATTCAAAATGAGACCGGGCTGGAAATTGCATCTATATTTCACACAGATGCCAT GTGGGGATGCATCAATGACTTCACCATTGTCATCATTAAGTGATGAGCCCCAACCAAAAGAGAATTTGCTGTCTATACTCAAAGCCCCAGGTTCTATGGGTGAGTGTCTAGAAGTGTCCTTAAAGAATGTAGGCAATTggagttag